In a single window of the Bacillus rossius redtenbacheri isolate Brsri chromosome 8, Brsri_v3, whole genome shotgun sequence genome:
- the LOC134534968 gene encoding monocarboxylate transporter 13-like, which yields MERSSGGKKEDAEKRAPLLADQDGGRAVELLPPDGGWGWMVSLGSALSNIIMYPVMQTFALVYKDKFTSIGLSATDISVLINVNSSFGLFFGLVQGMILKRFGYRKVAIAASFFAFVGVLATSFGNSFLHFFIAYGLVTSLGLCMVTPAFSLALNSYFKERRGKAMGLAMTLTGIGPMVMPLLISQLLAYYGVTGTGLIMSALSLHSLVGALLLQPVKWHMRPRPVDPAREPLKLNKTVVRRSISTEYGVTSMQVPVDHDIIAQNIYGIDTPILQRREYPHEPNEPEDAAAAACENGSSGVADPNRQKSGYNWWSVPSVDSVHLGSSVTIFDEKSAPERKVSRTRERKITIAGPIPEEDHLEFGNGLTVAGKNDRTQSFGTLNSNAGNVPDTRNSSKLANDFYMNSKKISDAQDSVATKMTDTLEEQNKKTFWKRIAKEMDLSLLKDLSYINLLFGMSIAMTAEINFSLLTPLILADLSFTDNQIALTMSTIAAVDIVFRFLSPFFADYMHYSAKTMYLISMGLLIASRTTMMFFTTFVSLVLVSVALGVAKGVRTVYMSLVIPESVPLEKLASASGMQMVVNAVIFLTCGPFIGYVRDASGTYNACIIVINTLTLITMIMWLPEILYKKLKAKRTPSAA from the exons ATGGAGCGGTCCTCCGGAGGGAAGAAGGAAGACGCCGAGAAGAGGGCGCCGCTGCTGGcagaccaagatggcggccgtgcaGTCGAGCTGCTGCCCCCTGACGGCGGCTGGGGGTGGATGGTGTCGCTGGGATCCGCGCTCAGCAAC ATTATAATGTACCCAGTAATGCAAACTTTCGCCCTGGTATACAAGGACAAGTTTACCAGTATTGGGTTGTCGGCGACAGACATATCCGTTTTAATCAACGTGAATTCTTCTTTCGGCCTGTTTTTCG gtTTGGTTCAAGGAATGATCCTTAAGAGGTTTGGCTACAGAAAAGTTGCCATCGCTGCATCCTTCTTTGCCTTTGTGGGCGTACTGGCTACCAGCTTCGGAAACTCCTTTCTTCACTTTTTCATCGCCTATGGACTGGTTACTT CGCTGGGCCTGTGCATGGTCACGCCGGCCTTCTCGCTGGCCTTGAACTCGTACTTCAAGGAGAGGCGAGGCAAGGCGATGGGTCTGGCCATGACTCTGACGGGCATCGGGCCCATGGTGATGCCCCTGCTCATCAGCCAGCTGCTGGCCTACTACGGCGTGACCGGCACGGGGCTCATCATGAGCGCTCTGAGCCTGCACTCTCTCGTCGGGGCTTTACTCCTGCAGCCCGTCAAGTGGCACATGAGGCCGCGACCCGTCGATCCTGCCCGAG aaccaCTCAAACTAAATAAGACTGTGGTCAGAAGAAGTATCAGCACAGAATATGGTGTCACGTCTATGCAAGTTCCAGTCGACCATGATATCATTGCTCAAAACATTTATGGAATTGACACACCAATCTTGCAGAGGAGAGAGTACCCACATGAGCCAAATG AACCGGAGGATGCGGCAGCAGCGGCGTGCGAGAACGGGTCGTCGGGCgtggcggacccgaacaggcagaAGAGCGGCTACAACTGGTGGTCCGTGCCCTCCGTGGACTCGGTCCACCTCGGCAGCTCGGTCACCATATTCGACGAGAAGTCTGCTCCGGAGAGGAAGGTGTCGAGGACCAGGGAGAGGAAGATAACCATCGCCGGGCCCATACCGGAGGAGGACCACCTCGAGTTCGGGAACGGTCTGACGGTGGCCGGGAAGAACGACCGCACCCAGAGCTTCGG cactcTGAACTCTAATGCTGGTAATGTGCCAGATACCAGGAATTCTAGTAAACTAGCAAATGATTTCTACATGAACTCAAAGAAAATAAGCGATGCACAAGATTCTGTTGCTACCAAGATGACGGATACCCTGGAAGAGCAGAATAAGAAGACTTTTTGGAAGAGAATCGCCAAAGAAATGGACCTGAGTTTGCTGAAGGACTTGAGCTACATCAATCTACTTTTTGGGATGTCCATCGCCATGACGGCGGAGATAAACTTCTCTCTTCTCACGCCGTTGATCCTCGCCGACTTGAGCTTCACGGACAACCAGATTGCGCTCACCATGTCCACCATCGCGGCTGTGGACATAGTGTTCCGGTTCCTCTCTCCTTTCTTCGCGGACTACATGCACTACAGCGCGAAGACCATGTACCTGATCAGCATGGGACTGCTTATTGCGTCCAGGACGA CCATGATGTTCTTCACCACGTTCGTCTCGCTGGTGCTGGTGAGCGTGGCGCTGGGGGTGGCCAAGGGCGTGCGGACGGTGTACATGTCCTTGGTGATCCCCGAGTCCGTGCCGCTGGAGAAGCTCGCGTCGGCGTCCGGCATGCAGATGGTGGTGAACGCCGTGATCTTCCTCACCTGCGGCCCGTTCATCG GTTATGTTCGCGACGCAAGTGGAACATATAACGCATGCATTATTGTGATAAACACGTTGACGTTAATAACAATGATAATGTGGCTGCCAGAGATActctacaaaaaattaaaagctaagaGGACGCCTTCTGCAGCTTAG
- the LOC134534969 gene encoding monocarboxylate transporter 13-like, producing the protein MERSSGGKKEDAEKRAPLLGDQDGGRAVELLPPDGGWGWMVVLGSALSNIIMIPVMQTFSLVYKDQFTSIGMSATDISVIINVNSAFGMSFGLFHGLIIKRFGYRKVAIVASSIAFIGVLSTSFGNSFAHFFVTYGLISSFGASLLAPAFSLALNSYFKERRGKAMGLAMTLTGIGPTVMPLLLSQLMAYYGVAGTGLIMSALCLHTLVGALLLQPVKWHMRPRPVDPAQEQSENNKAVTRSVSTEDGAIPLQLSIDHDVDAQNIYGMDTPILQRRDYLRLPSGGSVQETEETSVNRRVSIGVADPSRQKRGYNWWSVDSVHLGSSVTIFDEKSPPDRESSRTRERKMTIAGTIPEEDLLEVGNKLVVAGQNDRAQSSCNLNTFAGHIQDTKNSNKLSNDYRENGKKNNGTQDSVATKMTNTSEKQTKKIWWKRIANEMDLSLLKDLSYINLLFGMSIAITAEINFSLLTPLILADLSFTDNQIALTMSTIAAVDIVFRFLSPFFADYMHYSAKTMYLISMCLLIASRTTVLFFTTFFSLMLVSVALGVAKGVRTVYMSLVIPSYVPLEKLASASGMQMVVNAVFSITCGPFIGYVRDASGSYNACIIVINILTFITMVMWGSEILYKKFKTKRQSSAA; encoded by the exons aTCATAATGATCCCCGTGATGCAGACGTTCTCGCTGGTGTACAAGGACCAGTTCACCAGCATTGGGATGTCGGCGACAGACATATCTGTTATCATCAACGTGAATTCTGCTTTCGGAATGTCTTTTG GTTTGTTTCATGGACTGATTATCAAGAGATTCGGCTACAGAAAAGTCGCCATAGTTGCATCAAGTATAGCGTTTATTGGAGTGCTATCTACCAGTTTCGGAAACTCGTTTGCCCATTTCTTCGTTACGTATGGCCTTATTTCTT CATTTGGTGCGAGCCTGTTGGCACCGGCCTTCTCGCTGGCCTTGAACTCGTACTTCAAGGAGAGGCGAGGCAAGGCGATGGGTCTGGCCATGACGCTGACGGGAATAGGACCCACGGTGATGCCCCTGCTCCTCAGCCAGCTGATGGCCTACTATGGCGTGGCCGGCACGGGGCTCATCATGAGCGCACTTTGTTTGCACACGCTCGTTGGGGCTTTACTCCTGCAGCCCGTCAAGTGGCACATGAGGCCGCGACCCGTCGATCCTGCTCAAG AACAATCAGAGAATAATAAGGCCGTGACCAGGAGTGTTAGCACGGAGGATGGTGCCATTCCTTTGCAACTTTCAATCGATCATGATGTCGATGCTCAAAACATCTATGGCATGGACACGCCTATACTGCAAAGGAGAGATTATTTACGCTTGCCCAGTG GTGGCAGTGTTCAAGAAACGGAGGAGACGTCAGTGAACCGCAGGGTGTCGATAGGCGTGGCGGACCCGAGCAGGCAGAAGCGCGGCTACAACTGGTGGTCCGTGGACTCGGTACATCTCGGCAGCTCGGTCACCATATTCGACGAGAAGTCGCCGCCCGACAGGGAGTCGTCCCGGACCCGGGAGAGGAAGATGACGATCGCCGGGACGATACCGGAGGAGGATCTCCTGGAGGTCGGCAACAAGCTGGTGGTCGCCGGGCAGAACGACCGCGCGCAGAGCTCCTG CAATCTTAACACATTTGCTGGTCATATACAAGATACCAAGAATTCAAATAAACTTTCTAACGATTACCgtgaaaatggtaaaaaaaataacggCACCCAAGATTCTGTTGCTACTAAGATGACGAATACTTCAGAAAAACAAACTAAGAAGATTTGGTGGAAGAGAATCGCAAACGAAATGGACCTGAGTTTGCTGAAGGACTTGAGCTACATCAATCTACTTTTTGGGATGTCCATCGCCATAACGGCGGAGATAAACTTCTCTCTTCTCACGCCGTTGATCCTCGCCGACCTGAGCTTCACGGACAACCAGATTGCGCTCACCATGTCCACCATCGCGGCTGTGGACATCGTGTTCCGGTTCCTCTCTCCTTTCTTCGCGGACTACATGCACTACAGTGCGAAGACCATGTACCTGATCAGCATGTGCCTGCTTATTGCGTCCAGGACGA CCGTGCTGTTCTTCACCACGTTCTTCTCGCTGATGCTGGTGAGCGTGGCTCTGGGCGTGGCTAAGGGCGTGCGGACGGTGTACATGTCCTTGGTGATCCCCAGTTACGTGCCGCTGGAGAAGCTCGCGTCGGCGTCCGGCATGCAGATGGTCGTGAACGCCGTGTTCTCCATCACCTGCGGCCCGTTCATCG GTTATGTTCGTGATGCGAGTGGAAGCTACAACGCATGCATTATTGTTATCAACATACTGACATTTATAACGATGGTGATGTGGGGTTCAGAGATTCTGTACAAAAAATTTAAGACCAAGAGGCAGTCTTCCGCAGCTTAA